The window TTCTTCGTATTTCTTCCGCCGACATCACTTTCTTATTCCTAACACAATTGTTTAGCTAAGTTTGCTAACGAATCAGGGAGAATCAACAACGAACACCGCATTTTGAAAAGGAGACGTGATTTATTCCTACCGTCCTGAACACGTCTAGAAACAGCAACCTCGTACATAATACCATTTCGCATTACAGTATGCACTTTCAAGTCGGGGTGAAACTTACTAAGATGTTGGGTCATCAGAATACCATCGAATCGACTCATGTTATGAAAGTAAATAATTAGTGACTTTTTTGTTTGCTTACAATAGAAAGTATTCCATTTATGAATGCTTGGAGTACACAATCACTTCGATCATAAAATGATGGGTGCGTATATATGTATTCATGGGAACTATAATGATTAATATAAATCTTTGATAGTTTCTTGTCTGAATTGACAGTCATAAAGGCGGCTGCATAAGCGTGGTGGCGGGGAAGATTTTGGATTCTATTATCTCCGCGGGAACATAGTTCCGATCCAACAAGGGAATGGTTTCAATGTCACCTACAAGGAATACTGATGGTTTAGGAGGTTGCCCTTTATAATCAGGGTTTGCTTCCAGTTCCTTAAGGTATTTATCCATTTTTAGCTTATTCTTATTTGGAAGTTTGGTAATGTATGATGGGAATCTGGAATGATTTTTACATATAGGTTCTTCCGCATGATTTTCCATATCACTTTGTGAAAAAAAGAGATCTCATTAATGCTTCTCAAAATAGTTATAGCAATCCCTCGCCATCTGAGCCAGAACGAATCCCAGTCAAATCTCTAAATGCTTTTGGCATTATTTTCCCTCGCATTTCCCTAATTCTTTTATTAATATGGGAATGGGAGCAAATGAGGAGGCTAGTGGAAATGGGGTTCTTGTCGTTAACGAAGTAACTGCTCTATTTGGAGAGTGGAGCCAGCCTCAAAGCCGCCTTGGTTCTATAGTAATCTCTCAGTGTTTGAGTTGACTAATCCGATGGTACTTGAAGAAGAGTGAAACGACGAGATTTCCTTATAGGAGGAGAAAGGGATTCCTGTTGCTTTTGGGTGGGTCCAATCAAGGTACGAAAAAACTCTTTTCCCACGGCTCACTAATACGATCCTATCTTACCATTCTTCTATCCTTCTTCATCACGGGACAGAAGCATAACACTGATCTATGGACGAAGGAAGGTATCAGAAAATTCATTATGACCTAGACCTAAACCAGGCTGATATTGAACAGAGGAGGAGTTCTTGTTACTACTTCTCGCTGGCACCAAAAGAAGTTTCGCCTGATTCGGACCTTTTGTGGTGGTCTGCCGAGGACAGCACCTAAAAACAACCCTTGTGCCATGGAATATTCCCTTTTACGATTGGAGAACCTGGCTTTGATGACATTCCTGAGGAAGGTATTTCCCCTACTAGGCTCGTTGCTTCGCTTATTAAAGATCAGAGAAGCGAATGCCTCTCATAATTGATTGAAAAGTGCTCGCCTCTAGTTCCGGCAGGTGCCTGCCATGTACCATCCGTGGAGGAAGTAGTGGGTTATTGGAAGTATAGGATTATTTCTCAAGTGTCACCAAGGATACACCCCACTTACTAAATAGGCCTGTGGATGCGGCATCTGGCTCTATGCAATGAAAGCAATGGGAAATGAGATTCTGGGTTTGATTACTGGTACAAACAAGTTCAAAGCTAGCGAGAGCATAAAGAACGGTAGATTCCATTCAACTGGTAGGTCAAGCCCTTACCCATAACACTTATTCAAAATGGGCTATCCGAAAGAGGAGATCAATAATTCCACTATCAATATGGGTAGGCTGCTATATCTAGAAAGAGAAGATGAAAGGTTTTGGATTATTAGCAAAGGTACTTATCTTATTACTCAGCTAGGCACTTACAAACCTATTTATTTACAAGTTCCAGATGGGTCTGGTCAGGAAGACTCGGAATCATTCTCACTGCCACCCCACACGGGAGCGGCTTCTCCGCCAATCGATCATCACTTGCATACAAAAAAAGCCCCTTTTCCAATGGAAACCTGGGGAAATACAGTTGCTCAATTCATTCGATTTCGAAATAGAGTATAAAGTGATTCTTGCAATTTCACTGCAGGCAGCGTAGCAATTCTCGCGGGAATCTCGGTCTTGTTTGGGCTGATTCCTTAACGAGAGCCTAGTCGAAAGCGCCCATAAAAAGAGTAAATCATTTTCGGTATGGGTACGCTGGCCCCTACGAGGGGCGGTAAGCAAGGTAGAGACCAGGGAGCAGGACCGCGAAGGGTCTTCCCATCTCTTCTTGTTATTGTCTTTGTCCGAGATGCCCGGTTCACCAAATGATAATTCAAATCGAGATTGTGTGAAGTAAAGATCTTTTTCTTGAAAGCGGATTTCTCCCTTCAAAATATCATCCATCTAATTTGTTAAAGTATGGAATTCTCACCCAGAGCTGCGGAACTCACGACTCTATTAGAAAGTAGAATGACCAACTTTTACACGAATTTTCAAGTGGATGAGATCGGTCGAGTGGTCTCAGTTGGAGATGGGATTGCACGTGTTTATGGATTGAACGAGATTCAAGCAGGAGAAATGGTGGAATTTGCCAGCGGTGTGAAAGGAATCGCCTTAAATCTTGAGAATGAGAATGTAGGTATTGTTGTCTTTGGTAGTGATACCGCTATTAAAGAAGGAGATCTTGTCAAGCGCACTGGATCTATTGTGGATGTTCCTGCGGGAAAGGCCATGTTAGGCCGTGTGGTCGACGCCTTGGGAGTACCTATTGATGGAAAAGGGGCTCTAAGCGATCACGAACGAAGACTTGTCGAAGTGAAAGCCCCAGGGATTATTGAACGTAAATCTGTGCACGAACCCATGCAAACAGGCTTAAAAGCAGTGGATAGCCTGGTTCCTATAGGCCGTGGTCAACGAGAACTTATAATCGGGGACAGACAAACTGGAAAAACTGCAATAGCTATCGATACTATATTAAACCAAAAGCAAATGAACTCAAGGGGCACAAATGAGAGTGAGACATTGTATTGTGTCTATGTTGCGATTGGACAAAAACGCTCGACTGTGGCACAATTAGTTCAAATTCTTTCAGAAGCGAATGCTTTGGAATATTCCATTCTTGTAGCAGCCACCGCTTCGGATCCTGCTCCTCTGCAATTTCTGGCCCCATATTCAGGGTGTGCCATGGGGGAATATTTCCGCGATAATGGAATGCACGCATTAATTATATATGATGATCTAAGTAAACAGGCGGTGGCATATCGACAAATGTCATTATTGTTACGCCGACCACCAGGCCGTGAGGCTTTCCCAGGGGATGTTTTCTATTTACATTCCCGTCTCTTAGAAAGAGCCGCTAAACGATCGGACCAGACAGGTGCAGGTAGCTCGACTGCGTTACCCGTGATTGAAACACAAGCTGGAGACGTATCGGCCTATATCCCCACCAATGTGATCTCCATTACAGATGGACAAATCTATTTGGAAACAGAGCTCTTTTATCGCGGAATTAGACCAGCTATTAATGTTGGCTTATCCGTCAGTCGCGTCGGGTCTGCCGCTCAGTTGAAAGCTATGAAACAAGTCTGCGGTAGTTCAAAACTAGAATTGGCACAATATCGCGAAGTGGCCGCCTTCGCTCAATTTGGGTCAGACCTTGATGCTGCGACTCAGGTATTACTCAATAGAGGTGCAAGGCTTACAGAAATGCCCAAACAACCACAATATGAACCACTTCCAATTGAAAAACAAATTGTTGTGATTTATGCTGATGTCAACGGCTTCTGTGATCGAATGCCACTAGACAGAATTTCTCAATATGAAAAAGCCATTCTAAGTACTATTAATCCTGAATTACAAAAATCCTTCTTAGAAAAAGGTGGCTTAACTAACGAAAGAAAGATGGAATCAGATGCTTCTTTAAAAGAAAGCACTTTGCCTTACCTGTGAATTAATAAAAAAGGTTGCCCCTTACTCGCAGATGTAGGAAGAAGGCTTTTCTCGCCAACTGAACCCCAATAGGCTATTTTGGACTTTTTGCACATAATTATTAAAGATAGATTTTCGTGCCATGCGTAAACCAAGCTGCTGAGAGTCTACCCCAGCCACAAGGGGGAGCTGCTCCAGTAGTTCAGGATACCCCACCCAGCCCCACAAGGGTTGACGGACCCCCTACCTATACCTATACCTGATGATTTTCAATCCACAGCTCATTTTCTTTAATATGTGACAAGCCTTGCAAATTGTGATAATATGTATCAAATTAGTGGTCCGCATAACCCAATATTTGAAAATTATGGAGGTGCAGGCCCAAGTACTTCGAATCATCAACAAGAAATCCAAGAAAGAACAGCGAAGGAAAAACGTGACAAGAAAAGTGTTTTCTCGACTCGAGATGTTAGAAGGTGCTAAATCAATAGGTGCCGGAGCTGCTACAATTGCTTTAGCCGGAGCTGTTGTCGGTATTGGAAACGTCCTCAGTTCTTTGATTCATTCCGTGGCGCGAAATCCATCATTGGCTAAACAATCATTTGGTTATGCCATTTTGGGCTTTGCTCTCACCGAAGCTATTGCATTGTTTGCCCCAATGATGGCCTTTCTGATCTCATTCGTTTTCCGATCACATAAAAAGTTATGAGATCAAAAAGGAAATGTGAGAATGTAGTTACAGATGTAAAAAAAGTCAATATCTCGTGATCTTGTTCTTAAATCATGAATTGGATGATGTGCGTTTCACCAAGTATGAACATATTGCATTTTGTGCTATGCAATTTCAGTACCGGATCGACGTCCATTTATTTCTGTGTCCTCATCCGCGTGTATGTCTGTGTTAGATAGGCTCTGGAAGGCCTTACTTTACTAACAGGTAGGGCGCGTTacttttattcttttttttgcTGCTTACCCGCATGTTTAGATTATTTACTTGCCCTTTCAATTTTTCTTCGGCTGTCACCAACTTTGTTCAATGCTAGTCCCTAACCCATGAATAAGGGCTCCACTGGCTACCGGGTTCAGAGAAGTTTGTAAGCTCTTTCTCTTTTTTCGTTTTTCGCCACCTCCTGTGTCTTTTCGTTTAAGGTCTTTCATTTTTGGCATTAGCTTCGTTAGAGAAAGCCATGCGTGAACTACAAAGCATGGGATCCTGAACACCACGAAAGAAAGCGTACTACTTTTCAATAAGGTCCGACTTCAGAGAGGAGAGACGTGAACTTGTTTTAGGCGTAGAAAAGGCATACGGTATGAAAGATTGATTGAAAAGAGGTAGGGACTGGTCTCGCTGCTAAGGGAGAAGGAGACCTCTGTCGGAGCAAGCTAAAGAGCCCACTTTATATCGTCGATTTCAGGTAAGGCACTCGATCAAGCCTATACATCCGGGAATTGAGCTCCAAACCAAAGACGACTTGCTTTGCTGCATTTCTTGGGCCGGGGCTTTACTTGATTTTGGCGAAAGAAAGGCCATATGATCTACTTTCTGGTGCCGGTCCCTTCACAAAGATAGCCCCTTCTTGCTCTTATTCTTATTCTTATTCGGTGGAATACAAGAGTTCTGAAGCTCCTTTCTTTCAAGTGAAAGTTGCCTATCTTTCTTGGTTCAGAATCCAATCCAGTTGAAAACAAACAATTGCCCGATGGCAAAGTCAGATGAAAGGCAAGGAGTGTAAACCACGTACGGGCGTGGCGCAGAAAGCGAAATGTTTTGCAGCGAGTCAAGCGTAATACGATCAAAAGGAAATGGGGTCGATGCTAAAACTCAAACAGTTCCCCAGAGGGGGCCCCGGGTTGAAAGAGCGAGCTACATTCTTTCATAGAAGACAGAAAATAAGAGGACTGATGCTTTCTTACTTGATATTAATATAGGGATTATAGCATTGGAATTATGGAATTTGAATGGATTGAGTACATCAAGATGAAGAAATTAACGTAATAAGTGATATTCTCAAAAGATTCGATCATGCCAGAAACCTCAGTGTGCATGGCACTAAAAAAGGGTACAAAGAACCTGAGATGCAAGTAATGGCTGAATAGCCGGGGAAACACTAAATAAAGACAAGTGTCATCCGGACTTACTTG is drawn from Aegilops tauschii subsp. strangulata cultivar AL8/78 chromosome 1, Aet v6.0, whole genome shotgun sequence and contains these coding sequences:
- the LOC141021212 gene encoding ATP synthase subunit 9, mitochondrial-like codes for the protein MEVQAQVLRIINKKSKKEQRRKNVTRKVFSRLEMLEGAKSIGAGAATIALAGAVVGIGNVLSSLIHSVARNPSLAKQSFGYAILGFALTEAIALFAPMMAFLISFVFRSHKKL
- the LOC120976709 gene encoding ATP synthase subunit alpha, mitochondrial, producing the protein MEFSPRAAELTTLLESRMTNFYTNFQVDEIGRVVSVGDGIARVYGLNEIQAGEMVEFASGVKGIALNLENENVGIVVFGSDTAIKEGDLVKRTGSIVDVPAGKAMLGRVVDALGVPIDGKGALSDHERRLVEVKAPGIIERKSVHEPMQTGLKAVDSLVPIGRGQRELIIGDRQTGKTAIAIDTILNQKQMNSRGTNESETLYCVYVAIGQKRSTVAQLVQILSEANALEYSILVAATASDPAPLQFLAPYSGCAMGEYFRDNGMHALIIYDDLSKQAVAYRQMSLLLRRPPGREAFPGDVFYLHSRLLERAAKRSDQTGAGSSTALPVIETQAGDVSAYIPTNVISITDGQIYLETELFYRGIRPAINVGLSVSRVGSAAQLKAMKQVCGSSKLELAQYREVAAFAQFGSDLDAATQVLLNRGARLTEMPKQPQYEPLPIEKQIVVIYADVNGFCDRMPLDRISQYEKAILSTINPELQKSFLEKGGLTNERKMESDASLKESTLPYL